The following proteins are co-located in the Mus pahari chromosome 14, PAHARI_EIJ_v1.1, whole genome shotgun sequence genome:
- the LOC110331515 gene encoding 60S ribosomal protein L31, with translation MAPAKKGGEKKKGRSAINEVVTREYTINIHKRIHGVGFKKRAPRALKEIRKFAMKEMGTPDVRIDTRLNKAVWAKGIRNVPYRIRVRLSRKRNEDEDSPNKLYTLVTYVPVTTFKNLQTVNVDEN, from the coding sequence ATGGCTCCCGCAAAGAAGGGTGGCGAGAAGAAGAAGGGCCGTTCTGCCATCAACGAGGTGGTGACCCGGGAATACACCATCAACATTCACAAGCGCATCCATGGAGTGGGCTTCAAGAAGCGTGCTCCTCGGGCACTCAAAGAAATTCGGAAGTTTGCCATGAAGGAAATGGGAACACCAGATGTGCGCATTGACACCAGGCTCAATAAAGCCGTCTGGGCCAAGGGAATAAGGAATGTTCCATACCGCATCCGAGTACGCTTGTCCAGAAAACGGAATGAGGATGAGGATTCCCCAAACAAGCTTTACACGCTGGTAACTTACGTGCCTGTTACCACATTCAAAAATCTACAGACAGTCAATGTGGATGAAAACTAA